The following coding sequences lie in one Candidatus Paceibacter sp. genomic window:
- a CDS encoding S8 family peptidase, protein MKNKNIIALSVVLSLFLANGAFPAAYAKDNDGDNDAQKKEVRKIVVLEPGVDLEKTEQTIKIKHKNARTKKLDLVNGLAVAVDDEESASALSKEEGVKRVEDDVVVQTLAVTENLKVRGGSQPSEGLPWGVGRIQADLIWPTGNTADPIKVAVIDTGISTSHQDLFGNIKGGYNAIDPSRSYNDDNGHGSHVAGIVAAVDNSIGVIGAAPAADLYAVKVLNRRGSGYVSDVIEGIQWAIANDMDVINMSLGSNYDIASLRDAVIAAYNSGIVITAAAGNDGAAVDYPGAYPEVLAVGATDYGNNIASFSSRGPEVDLVAPGVSIFSTYKGSWYATMSGTSMAAPHVAGAAALLLNSPVGFYDFNGNGAWDPAEVYQKLEDTASDLGVMVNAYNAVNW, encoded by the coding sequence ATGAAAAACAAAAATATCATAGCTTTAAGTGTTGTTTTAAGCCTTTTTTTGGCAAACGGAGCGTTTCCAGCCGCTTACGCCAAAGATAACGATGGCGACAATGACGCGCAAAAAAAAGAAGTCCGCAAAATAGTCGTTTTGGAGCCGGGCGTTGATTTGGAGAAAACGGAGCAGACCATCAAAATTAAGCACAAAAACGCCAGGACCAAAAAATTAGACCTGGTTAACGGCTTGGCCGTTGCGGTTGACGATGAGGAATCGGCGTCCGCTTTAAGTAAAGAAGAAGGAGTCAAAAGAGTTGAAGACGACGTCGTTGTCCAGACACTGGCTGTTACTGAAAATTTAAAGGTAAGGGGCGGAAGTCAGCCTTCCGAAGGGTTGCCTTGGGGAGTTGGCAGAATACAGGCCGATTTGATCTGGCCGACCGGCAATACCGCCGATCCGATAAAAGTCGCCGTTATAGATACCGGTATTTCCACTTCTCATCAGGACTTGTTCGGCAACATCAAGGGCGGATACAACGCCATTGATCCGAGCAGGAGCTATAATGACGACAACGGGCACGGTTCTCACGTGGCGGGTATTGTTGCCGCGGTGGACAACTCCATTGGAGTTATCGGCGCCGCTCCGGCCGCCGACCTCTACGCGGTCAAAGTTCTCAATAGAAGAGGTTCCGGTTACGTTTCTGACGTCATAGAGGGTATACAATGGGCTATTGCCAACGACATGGACGTTATAAACATGAGCCTCGGTTCCAACTACGATATCGCTTCTTTGCGCGACGCGGTCATAGCCGCTTACAACTCCGGAATAGTGATAACGGCTGCGGCGGGCAACGACGGCGCGGCGGTGGATTATCCGGGAGCTTATCCGGAAGTTCTGGCCGTGGGCGCCACCGATTATGGCAACAACATCGCTTCTTTTTCCAGCCGCGGGCCGGAAGTTGATTTAGTAGCTCCGGGGGTGAGTATTTTCTCCACTTACAAAGGCTCCTGGTACGCTACGATGTCCGGCACTTCAATGGCCGCTCCTCACGTGGCCGGCGCGGCGGCTTTGTTGCTTAATTCTCCGGTCGGTTTTTACGACTTCAACGGCAACGGCGCCTGGGATCCGGCGGAAGTTTACCAGAAACTGGAAGATACCGCCTCCGACCTGGGCGTAATGGTCAACGCTTACAACGCCGTCAACTGGTAA
- a CDS encoding D-alanyl-D-alanine carboxypeptidase: MAHYGKRHGIISYLFWTGVAVFSGVFLFYSATKGVRYAYESFSRMFEPLVYEAQNFPLKVSAAAGAPKIFYALNDGGKGISGDSGPDNYYAIDKNMPKPQLSAKAYLVADLDSGAIILEKNKLMTALVSLEEMDQTGVAAVPMAISSIPYYKVGGLKAGQLIKTGDLIYPLLLESSNAAAETIASDYGRGKFIKMMNKKAAELGLRKTSFADPSGVSPANVSSAQEVFEFLSYIYKYKKEILDITRQEGYSSDSNAWLNKNLIADMRNYLGGKTGHTSQARETIAAAFYMPVSFGGGRNIGITLLKSESREEDVMEILDYINKNVRFGSNY, translated from the coding sequence ATGGCGCATTACGGCAAAAGACACGGAATCATTTCTTATCTTTTTTGGACGGGGGTGGCCGTTTTTTCCGGCGTGTTTTTGTTTTACTCCGCCACAAAGGGCGTCCGTTACGCTTACGAATCATTTTCGCGAATGTTTGAGCCGCTGGTTTACGAGGCCCAAAATTTCCCCCTGAAGGTTTCCGCCGCCGCGGGCGCGCCCAAAATTTTTTATGCCTTAAACGACGGCGGGAAAGGGATTTCCGGCGATTCCGGCCCAGACAATTATTACGCCATAGACAAGAATATGCCCAAACCGCAACTTTCCGCCAAAGCTTATCTGGTGGCCGACCTGGATTCCGGCGCGATCATCTTGGAGAAAAACAAGCTTATGACCGCCCTTGTTTCTTTGGAAGAAATGGATCAAACAGGGGTGGCGGCGGTGCCGATGGCCATTTCCAGCATTCCTTATTACAAGGTGGGCGGCCTCAAAGCCGGCCAGCTGATAAAAACAGGGGACCTGATTTATCCGCTGCTTCTGGAATCCAGCAACGCGGCGGCGGAGACTATTGCCAGCGACTACGGGCGGGGAAAATTCATCAAAATGATGAACAAAAAGGCGGCTGAACTTGGCTTGCGCAAAACTTCGTTTGCCGACCCGAGCGGCGTTTCCCCGGCCAACGTGTCCAGCGCCCAGGAAGTGTTTGAATTTCTCTCCTACATTTATAAATACAAAAAAGAAATTTTGGACATCACCCGTCAGGAGGGATATTCTTCCGACTCTAACGCTTGGCTTAATAAAAATTTAATCGCCGACATGAGAAATTATCTGGGCGGCAAAACCGGCCACACCAGCCAAGCCAGAGAAACAATCGCCGCGGCCTTTTATATGCCGGTATCGTTCGGCGGAGGCAGGAACATAGGCATTACGCTGCTGAAAAGCGAATCCCGCGAAGAAGACGTGATGGAAATTCTTGATTATATCAACAAAAACGTGCGCTTCGGCTCCAATTATTGA
- a CDS encoding M23 family metallopeptidase produces MRLILSILAVSFSVPAFLVFPASSLAEPELVFLPEAVKQGEPLMITVKGRLENNSVKKISFGGEAFPVFYYKSKPAALVGLDLNKKPGEYEIAAEFSDGFVLRKKVAIAERKKVEAPLGIPQKLGGNTVQSQNKLAATLALENKNLAEMRTGKKSFWTGSFRFPLQENIITDDYGYSRKTGAYTIAHKGTDFRAQEGTPVMAMNRGVVRAAREYRNYGKTVVVDHGLGLMTLYMHLSEIKVNEGELVQRGQLLGLSGRTGYAEFPHLHLSVKINGVSVDPVKFVELFY; encoded by the coding sequence ATGAGGTTAATTTTATCAATATTGGCCGTTTCTTTTTCCGTGCCGGCGTTTCTTGTTTTTCCGGCGAGCAGCTTGGCCGAACCGGAGCTTGTTTTCCTGCCGGAAGCGGTCAAACAGGGCGAGCCGTTGATGATAACGGTAAAAGGGCGGCTGGAAAATAATTCCGTCAAAAAAATAAGTTTTGGCGGGGAGGCTTTTCCCGTTTTTTATTACAAAAGCAAACCGGCCGCTTTGGTCGGCCTGGATTTGAACAAAAAGCCCGGCGAGTACGAGATTGCTGCCGAGTTTTCCGATGGGTTTGTTTTAAGAAAAAAAGTCGCGATTGCCGAACGGAAAAAAGTTGAAGCGCCTTTGGGAATCCCGCAAAAGCTGGGAGGCAACACTGTCCAAAGCCAGAACAAACTGGCGGCGACGCTGGCGCTGGAAAATAAAAATCTGGCCGAAATGCGCACCGGTAAAAAATCTTTCTGGACGGGGTCGTTTCGTTTCCCGTTGCAAGAAAACATTATCACCGACGATTACGGCTATTCCCGCAAAACCGGCGCCTATACCATCGCTCACAAGGGGACGGACTTTCGCGCCCAAGAAGGCACGCCGGTTATGGCCATGAACCGCGGCGTCGTCCGCGCCGCCCGGGAATACCGCAATTACGGCAAAACCGTGGTGGTTGACCACGGGCTCGGCCTGATGACTCTTTACATGCACCTTTCTGAAATCAAGGTTAATGAGGGCGAACTGGTCCAAAGAGGGCAACTGCTCGGGCTAAGCGGCCGGACCGGCTATGCCGAGTTTCCGCACCTGCATTTAAGCGTTAAAATAAACGGCGTATCCGTGGACCCGGTGAAGTTTGTGGAGTTGTTTTACTAA
- a CDS encoding YjbQ family protein — MQTLKIKTKRKKEIVDITKEVEIILPVDIGLCNIFVKHTTAALAVADLDPGTDSDMLDAFEQMVPKLQYRHLHDPSHVKDHIMASVVGQSVSLPVSGGKFLLGQWQKLVLVELDGPRERELLVTFVEETF, encoded by the coding sequence ATGCAAACTCTTAAAATAAAAACCAAAAGGAAGAAAGAAATCGTGGATATTACCAAGGAAGTGGAAATTATTTTGCCGGTGGACATCGGCTTGTGCAATATTTTCGTGAAGCACACCACGGCGGCTTTGGCCGTGGCCGACCTTGATCCGGGCACTGATTCGGACATGCTGGACGCTTTTGAACAAATGGTGCCGAAGCTGCAATACCGGCATTTGCACGACCCGTCTCATGTAAAAGACCACATCATGGCTTCCGTCGTCGGCCAGTCCGTCAGCTTGCCGGTCAGCGGCGGCAAATTCCTGCTCGGCCAGTGGCAAAAACTTGTTTTAGTGGAGCTGGACGGCCCGCGGGAAAGAGAACTCCTGGTGACTTTTGTTGAAGAGACTTTTTAG
- a CDS encoding NUDIX domain-containing protein, giving the protein MSKLDRKMNADNTKKFVIRCRAIIFHDGKLLLVRHSSDSGYVALPGGHLEWGEDVKSCLSREITEELGVKPVIGRLLYVNTFVSSENIQPLEFFFEVLNGKDYIDSDKIVRSHAHELSGIYWVSPEDNVKILPPKLGDDFREGRVSSNEVRYIKDDEVR; this is encoded by the coding sequence ATGTCCAAGTTAGATAGAAAAATGAACGCGGACAATACTAAAAAATTTGTAATACGGTGCAGAGCAATAATCTTCCATGATGGGAAATTGCTTTTAGTGCGACATTCATCTGATTCAGGTTATGTCGCCTTGCCTGGCGGCCATTTGGAATGGGGAGAAGATGTTAAGAGTTGCCTTAGCAGGGAAATAACAGAGGAACTTGGCGTTAAGCCCGTTATCGGAAGATTATTATATGTAAACACTTTTGTCAGTTCGGAAAATATTCAACCATTAGAATTTTTCTTTGAGGTGTTAAACGGAAAAGATTATATCGATAGCGACAAAATAGTCCGTTCTCATGCCCATGAGCTTTCCGGAATTTATTGGGTAAGTCCCGAAGATAATGTAAAGATATTACCTCCAAAACTGGGAGATGATTTTAGAGAGGGGAGAGTAAGCTCAAACGAAGTCCGCTACATCAAGGATGATGAGGTAAGATAA
- a CDS encoding ABC transporter permease, producing MIITKAKRVIKGGFINFWRNGWVSLAAILIVVITLFTIGSIVFSRAIMGSMLAHVQDKVDITVYFKTDADEAEITAVKDAVSKLDEVKSVEYISAAQALEEFKTRHKDNATIMQSLDELDGNPLGAALNIKTKEVSQYGSVAKFLEGKSGPLGDSSIDKVNYYQNKKVIDRLITIMDSAKNIGLAVSLILVFISMLITFNTIRLAIYSSREEVEVMKLVGASNRFASGPFVVEGMMYGFFSAIIAMILFYPFALWLDPKIVNFFSGVSLREYYIANFGQIFILLLGIGILTCALSSLIAIRRYLKI from the coding sequence ATGATCATTACTAAAGCAAAAAGGGTGATAAAGGGCGGGTTTATAAACTTCTGGCGCAACGGCTGGGTTTCTTTGGCCGCCATACTTATCGTTGTGATAACTCTTTTTACTATCGGCTCCATCGTTTTTTCCCGGGCAATAATGGGCTCAATGCTGGCCCACGTTCAGGATAAGGTTGACATAACTGTTTACTTCAAAACGGACGCTGACGAAGCGGAAATAACGGCCGTCAAAGACGCCGTTTCCAAACTGGACGAGGTGAAAAGCGTGGAATACATTTCCGCCGCGCAGGCGCTGGAGGAATTCAAAACAAGGCATAAAGACAACGCCACCATAATGCAGTCGCTGGATGAGTTGGACGGCAATCCGCTCGGAGCGGCGCTCAACATCAAAACCAAAGAAGTTTCCCAATACGGCTCGGTGGCGAAGTTTCTGGAGGGCAAAAGCGGGCCGTTGGGCGATTCTTCCATAGACAAAGTGAACTACTACCAAAACAAGAAAGTCATAGACCGGCTGATTACGATAATGGACTCGGCCAAAAACATCGGCCTGGCCGTCAGCCTTATTCTGGTTTTTATCTCCATGCTCATAACTTTCAACACCATCCGGCTGGCCATTTATTCATCGCGCGAAGAAGTGGAGGTTATGAAGTTGGTCGGCGCCAGCAACCGCTTCGCCAGCGGGCCGTTTGTGGTGGAGGGGATGATGTACGGATTTTTCTCGGCTATCATCGCCATGATTTTGTTTTATCCGTTCGCGCTTTGGCTTGACCCGAAAATCGTCAACTTTTTCTCCGGCGTCAGCCTGCGCGAATATTACATCGCCAACTTCGGCCAGATATTTATTCTGCTTCTGGGCATCGGCATCCTCACCTGCGCCCTCTCCAGCCTCATCGCCATCAGGAGGTATTTGAAGATATAG
- the ftsE gene encoding cell division ATP-binding protein FtsE, whose product MIFFDKVSKIYSPNSVALDEVSLSVEQGEFASLVGQSGAGKTTLLKLLLAEECPSSGTVYFESVNVHSLSRKKMPLLRRKIGTVFQDFRLLSNKTVYENAAFAMEAAGKTPAEIEDSVPYVLELVDLVDKASRFPNELSGGECQRVAIARAIVNRPDVIIADEPTGNLDPRNAAEVVSILEKINKLGTTVLLATHNKSIIDSLGKRVITLEKGKVIRDDKKGKYHV is encoded by the coding sequence ATGATTTTTTTTGATAAAGTTTCCAAAATTTATTCACCCAACTCCGTCGCTTTAGACGAGGTGAGTTTATCGGTGGAGCAGGGTGAGTTTGCTTCTTTGGTCGGCCAGTCCGGCGCTGGCAAGACCACTTTATTGAAACTGCTTCTGGCCGAGGAATGCCCGTCTTCCGGAACGGTGTATTTTGAGTCGGTCAATGTTCATTCTCTGTCTCGGAAAAAGATGCCTTTGCTGCGGAGAAAAATCGGCACGGTTTTCCAGGACTTCCGCCTGCTTTCCAATAAAACCGTTTACGAAAACGCGGCTTTCGCCATGGAGGCGGCCGGCAAGACTCCGGCGGAAATAGAAGACAGCGTGCCATACGTGCTGGAGTTGGTGGATCTGGTGGACAAAGCCTCGCGGTTTCCCAACGAGCTTTCCGGCGGGGAGTGTCAGCGCGTGGCCATCGCCCGGGCCATCGTCAATCGCCCCGATGTTATAATTGCCGACGAGCCGACGGGCAACCTTGACCCGCGCAACGCCGCGGAGGTTGTAAGTATTCTGGAGAAGATAAACAAACTTGGCACTACCGTGTTGCTGGCGACGCACAACAAGTCCATTATAGATTCGCTGGGGAAAAGGGTCATAACGCTTGAAAAGGGAAAGGTGATAAGGGATGATAAGAAGGGGAAATACCATGTGTAA
- a CDS encoding PCRF domain-containing protein has translation MEKEEIKNKIAVLEAEMQKPDFWQDKIKAQEAVKELNELKEKAAGVGKYDKGDAVLTLFAGAGGDDAEDWVRMLFEMYLKFARKKSWEVFVLHEHKSEHGGYKNITFEIDGKSAYGTLKKEAGVHRLVRVSPFSAKKLRHTSFALLEVVPKFVAPEEVRIDEKDIRVDLMRSGGAGGQNVNKRETAVRIVHLPTNVAIHADAERSQAQNKERAMQILKAKLYSIMIKEQEKEKNALRINKTVEAEWGHQIRSYVVHPYKMVKDHRTNVETGNVDAVLEGELDEFIEAEKGI, from the coding sequence ATGGAAAAAGAAGAAATTAAGAATAAAATAGCCGTGCTGGAAGCGGAAATGCAAAAACCCGATTTTTGGCAGGATAAGATAAAAGCGCAGGAAGCGGTGAAAGAACTTAACGAACTTAAAGAAAAAGCGGCCGGTGTCGGCAAGTACGACAAGGGCGACGCGGTTTTGACCTTGTTTGCCGGAGCGGGCGGCGACGACGCGGAAGACTGGGTGAGAATGCTTTTTGAAATGTATCTGAAGTTCGCCCGGAAAAAAAGCTGGGAAGTTTTTGTCTTGCATGAGCACAAAAGCGAGCACGGAGGGTATAAAAACATCACTTTTGAAATTGACGGCAAATCAGCCTACGGAACGCTTAAAAAAGAAGCGGGCGTGCACCGGCTTGTCCGCGTTTCGCCCTTTTCCGCCAAAAAGTTGCGCCACACTTCCTTTGCCTTGCTGGAGGTGGTGCCCAAATTCGTGGCGCCGGAAGAAGTAAGGATAGACGAGAAGGATATCAGGGTTGATTTAATGAGATCAGGCGGAGCGGGCGGCCAAAACGTGAACAAAAGAGAAACGGCCGTGAGAATAGTCCACTTGCCCACCAACGTCGCCATCCACGCGGACGCTGAAAGGTCGCAGGCGCAAAACAAAGAACGGGCAATGCAGATTCTCAAAGCCAAGTTGTATAGTATAATGATAAAAGAACAGGAGAAAGAGAAAAACGCTTTACGGATAAACAAGACGGTGGAAGCCGAGTGGGGGCATCAGATACGGTCTTATGTTGTGCATCCGTATAAGATGGTGAAGGACCACCGGACGAATGTCGAGACGGGTAACGTGGACGCGGTGCTGGAAGGGGAGCTGGATGAATTTATAGAAGCGGAGAAGGGTATATGA
- a CDS encoding D-alanyl-D-alanine carboxypeptidase, which produces METPEKNRGNLSLEKGIFAFLLILAMAAPALYSVKNFGQKLSAASLLAKTNKQETSNSWLPVKKENAGAPELSSLSYLSAFIGNVGEVKILAEKNAYDQLPIASVTKLMTAMVAADSLDMEQIITMDSRNILKEEGSKRFNAGTKFKAKELLHAMLVESNNDAAAAFMEEVGKTKFIEQMNLKAKQLNLLSTYFNNPVGLDPKDIRDELNYSTAADLLAIAKEVKENYPQILEITSLPEYNVHNSDGWFNHVAVSTDKLLASNELACDGAPLKILGGKTGSTDLAKKNLVLITGSPNPEGYLINIVLSSDDNFEDTKKLARWMCESYQWR; this is translated from the coding sequence ATGGAAACACCGGAGAAAAATAGAGGAAATTTATCCTTGGAAAAAGGCATTTTCGCCTTTTTGCTGATTCTGGCCATGGCGGCGCCGGCTCTTTACTCGGTGAAAAATTTCGGGCAAAAACTCTCGGCGGCTTCGCTTTTAGCCAAAACAAACAAACAGGAAACATCAAATTCATGGCTGCCAGTTAAAAAAGAAAACGCCGGCGCGCCGGAATTGTCCTCTTTGTCTTATCTTTCCGCTTTCATAGGCAACGTCGGAGAAGTAAAAATATTGGCGGAAAAAAACGCCTACGACCAACTGCCCATAGCCAGCGTCACCAAGCTGATGACGGCCATGGTCGCCGCGGATTCTCTTGATATGGAGCAAATAATAACCATGGACAGCAGAAATATTTTGAAAGAAGAGGGCTCCAAAAGATTTAACGCCGGAACGAAATTCAAAGCCAAAGAACTGCTTCACGCCATGCTGGTAGAATCCAACAACGACGCGGCGGCGGCTTTCATGGAAGAAGTCGGCAAAACCAAATTTATTGAACAGATGAACCTGAAAGCTAAACAATTAAACTTATTATCAACGTATTTTAACAACCCCGTTGGACTTGATCCAAAAGACATCCGCGACGAGCTTAACTACTCCACCGCGGCCGACCTCTTGGCGATAGCAAAAGAGGTAAAAGAAAATTACCCGCAAATTTTGGAGATTACTTCCCTGCCGGAATACAATGTCCACAACAGCGACGGCTGGTTCAATCACGTAGCCGTAAGCACCGACAAACTGCTTGCTTCCAACGAGCTGGCTTGCGACGGCGCGCCGCTGAAAATTTTGGGCGGCAAAACCGGCTCCACTGATTTAGCAAAAAAGAATCTGGTTTTAATTACGGGATCGCCAAATCCCGAAGGTTATCTCATAAACATCGTCTTAAGTTCGGACGATAATTTTGAAGACACCAAGAAACTGGCGCGGTGGATGTGCGAATCTTATCAATGGCGGTAA
- the glmS gene encoding glutamine--fructose-6-phosphate transaminase (isomerizing), with protein sequence MCGIFGYIGNKNIIPLLVDGLKKLEYRGYDSAGICVSDGKKLTVLKRKGKIEELEKAARFNLASAFSGKTKMNFGIAHTRWATHGEPNETNSHPHLDCKGEIAVVHNGIIENYQTLKVLLQKEGHKFVSRTDSEVVAHLVEKFYDGDLEKAVAKTLPLLEGAYGLAIVHKNENKIIAARKGSPLVIGAGKGENFVSSDISAMLNRTRKIIYLGENELAVITDKNWTIKNINGKSMDKKIHSINWDLEEIEKGGFKHFMLKEIFQQPEAVNNTLRGRIRKNKIRLTLNIKPEKIKRIIITSCGTSWHSALIGKFVLERETGIPVEVDYASEFRYRDPIIKKGDLFITISQSGETADTLAALAEAKSKGAETLGIVNVVGSTIARESGLGIYLHAGSEIGVASTKAFSCQIVALFILALYIKQEKKMSLDKKILEELEIIPEKIKEVLSQADEIKKIARKLKDSKNFIYLGRGVNFPVALEGALKLKEISYIHAEGYPAAEMKHGPIALIDENMPVVFISPKDKTYEKILSNMEEIKARKGIIIAITNEEDDKISKLSDFIIKVPKSSDNISPIINTIPLQLLAYYIADYKGIDVDKPRNLAKSVTVE encoded by the coding sequence ATGTGTGGAATTTTTGGATATATCGGTAATAAAAATATCATTCCTTTACTCGTTGACGGTTTAAAAAAGTTGGAATACAGGGGTTACGATAGTGCCGGCATTTGCGTGTCTGACGGAAAAAAATTGACCGTGTTAAAGCGGAAGGGAAAAATAGAAGAACTGGAAAAAGCCGCGCGGTTTAATCTGGCAAGCGCGTTTTCCGGCAAAACAAAAATGAATTTCGGCATAGCTCACACAAGGTGGGCGACGCACGGTGAGCCAAATGAAACAAATTCTCACCCTCATCTGGATTGCAAGGGAGAAATCGCGGTTGTTCATAACGGCATTATAGAAAATTATCAAACTTTGAAAGTGCTGCTCCAAAAGGAGGGGCACAAATTTGTTTCCCGAACCGATTCGGAAGTGGTCGCTCATTTGGTGGAAAAGTTTTACGATGGGGATTTGGAAAAGGCGGTGGCAAAAACATTGCCCTTGTTGGAAGGAGCGTACGGCTTGGCGATTGTGCATAAAAACGAAAATAAAATAATAGCCGCCAGGAAAGGCTCTCCGCTTGTTATCGGAGCGGGTAAGGGAGAAAACTTTGTGAGTTCGGATATATCCGCCATGCTTAACAGGACTCGCAAGATAATTTATCTGGGCGAAAACGAGTTGGCTGTTATAACAGACAAAAACTGGACAATAAAAAATATAAACGGCAAAAGTATGGATAAAAAAATCCATAGCATAAACTGGGATTTGGAGGAAATAGAAAAAGGAGGATTCAAACATTTTATGCTAAAAGAAATATTTCAACAGCCGGAAGCCGTAAACAATACCTTGAGAGGCAGGATAAGGAAAAACAAAATAAGGTTGACGCTTAATATCAAACCGGAAAAAATAAAAAGAATAATAATAACATCCTGCGGGACAAGTTGGCATTCGGCGCTCATTGGAAAATTTGTTTTAGAACGCGAGACCGGAATCCCGGTGGAGGTTGATTACGCTTCTGAGTTCAGATACAGGGATCCGATAATAAAAAAAGGAGATTTATTCATAACCATTTCTCAATCGGGAGAAACCGCCGACACATTGGCCGCTTTGGCGGAAGCAAAAAGCAAGGGCGCTGAAACCCTGGGTATTGTAAATGTTGTCGGCTCAACTATAGCCCGAGAATCCGGTTTGGGGATATATCTTCACGCCGGTTCGGAGATCGGAGTAGCCAGCACTAAGGCCTTCAGTTGTCAGATTGTTGCTTTGTTTATTTTGGCTTTGTATATAAAGCAGGAAAAGAAAATGAGTCTTGATAAAAAAATACTGGAAGAGCTGGAAATTATTCCGGAGAAAATAAAAGAAGTTTTAAGCCAGGCAGATGAAATAAAGAAAATAGCTCGAAAATTAAAAGACAGCAAGAATTTTATTTACCTCGGGCGAGGTGTTAATTTTCCGGTGGCTTTGGAAGGCGCGTTAAAACTCAAAGAAATTTCCTATATACACGCGGAAGGCTATCCTGCCGCCGAGATGAAGCATGGTCCGATCGCCTTGATTGATGAAAATATGCCAGTGGTCTTCATTTCTCCAAAAGACAAAACCTACGAAAAGATTTTAAGCAATATGGAAGAAATAAAAGCCAGAAAAGGGATAATTATCGCCATAACCAACGAAGAAGACGATAAAATAAGCAAACTTTCTGATTTTATAATCAAGGTGCCGAAATCAAGCGATAACATTTCTCCGATAATTAATACAATACCTCTTCAGTTGCTGGCTTATTATATCGCCGATTACAAAGGAATTGATGTGGACAAACCTAGAAATTTGGCTAAATCAGTGACGGTGGAATAA
- a CDS encoding M48 family metallopeptidase, producing MSLFLIIVVGIGWVFSRVYGDSSFVVVAVVFSLFMNFFSYWFSDKIVLAMSGARPISREEDLELYRIVENLCIAAGLEMPKIYMINDPSPNAFATGRNQEHAAVAVTSGLRQMLNKNELEGVIAHELSHIGNKDILVSTIVVILVGFVALLSDFFLRAQFFRGRRDDREGGGQAQMLMLLAGIILAILTPIAAKLIQLAISRKREFLADASGALLTRYPEGLASALEKISNYPVALRRANNATAHLFIISPLKGKNGGTHWFAKLFMTHPPVEERVAALRDLDIG from the coding sequence ATGAGCCTGTTTTTAATTATTGTGGTCGGAATCGGCTGGGTGTTTTCGCGGGTTTACGGAGATTCATCTTTTGTGGTTGTCGCCGTTGTCTTTAGTTTGTTTATGAACTTTTTCAGCTACTGGTTTTCCGACAAAATTGTGCTGGCGATGTCCGGAGCGCGTCCAATAAGCAGGGAAGAGGATTTGGAGCTTTATAGAATCGTGGAAAATCTTTGCATCGCGGCGGGGCTGGAGATGCCAAAAATTTATATGATAAACGACCCGTCGCCCAACGCTTTCGCCACCGGCCGCAATCAGGAGCACGCGGCCGTGGCCGTCACTTCCGGCCTGCGCCAAATGCTTAATAAAAACGAACTGGAAGGGGTCATCGCCCACGAGCTTTCGCATATCGGCAACAAAGACATCCTTGTTTCCACCATTGTCGTGATTCTGGTCGGGTTTGTGGCGCTTCTTTCCGACTTCTTTTTGAGGGCGCAATTTTTTCGGGGCAGAAGAGATGATAGGGAAGGCGGCGGCCAGGCACAGATGCTTATGTTGCTGGCTGGAATAATTTTGGCCATTCTTACCCCGATTGCCGCCAAGCTTATCCAGCTGGCCATTTCCCGCAAGCGGGAATTTCTGGCCGACGCTTCCGGCGCTCTTTTGACCCGTTACCCGGAAGGATTGGCTTCGGCTCTGGAAAAAATTTCCAATTATCCCGTGGCGTTAAGACGGGCCAACAACGCCACTGCTCATTTGTTTATAATATCGCCGCTTAAGGGCAAAAACGGCGGCACCCACTGGTTTGCCAAATTGTTTATGACCCACCCACCCGTTGAAGAAAGGGTAGCGGCTCTCCGTGATTTGGATATTGGCTGA